A genomic segment from Propioniciclava sp. MC1595 encodes:
- a CDS encoding DNA polymerase III subunit delta' yields MSVWGELVGQERAVEVLQRAVAGERHAMTHAWLVTGPPGSGRSNAAKAFAAALQCERGGCGECTACRTSLSGAHPDVTLVRTEQLSIGVDEVRDLVRRAAMAPTLGRAQVLVVEDADRITERGGDALLKAIEEPAPRTVWVLCAPTPDDVIVTIRSRCRRVELATPSEASIARLLEQRDGVPHEMAAHAARVAQGHIGRARAIARNEDARRRRSEILRIPAQLTTLGACLQAASNLVAAASEEATHATADLDARERTTLSEALGMTTKGAKPRHAQAALRDLEEQQKARAKRLQRDALDRVLTELTGYYRDVFALQTKATQRLINADLAVDLASVARRTHPEQTIASLDAILACREALETNVAPQLAMESLMISLHAA; encoded by the coding sequence ATGAGCGTCTGGGGCGAGCTGGTCGGCCAGGAGCGCGCGGTCGAGGTGCTGCAGCGCGCCGTGGCCGGCGAGCGTCACGCCATGACCCACGCGTGGCTCGTCACCGGCCCCCCAGGGTCGGGGCGTTCGAACGCCGCCAAGGCCTTCGCAGCCGCCCTGCAGTGCGAGCGCGGCGGCTGCGGCGAGTGCACCGCCTGCCGCACCTCCCTGTCGGGCGCGCACCCCGACGTCACGCTCGTGCGCACCGAGCAACTGTCGATCGGCGTCGACGAGGTGCGCGACCTCGTCCGCCGGGCCGCGATGGCCCCGACCCTCGGCCGGGCCCAGGTGCTGGTCGTGGAGGACGCGGACCGCATCACCGAGCGCGGCGGTGACGCGCTGCTCAAGGCGATCGAGGAGCCGGCCCCCCGCACGGTGTGGGTGTTGTGCGCGCCCACGCCCGACGACGTCATCGTCACGATCCGCTCGCGGTGCCGCCGGGTCGAGCTGGCCACGCCGAGCGAGGCGTCGATCGCGCGACTCCTCGAACAGCGCGACGGCGTCCCGCACGAGATGGCCGCGCACGCCGCCCGGGTCGCGCAGGGCCACATCGGGCGAGCGCGAGCGATCGCCCGCAACGAGGACGCGCGGCGCCGCCGCAGCGAGATCCTCCGCATCCCCGCCCAGCTGACCACGCTCGGGGCCTGCCTCCAGGCGGCGTCGAACCTGGTGGCCGCGGCGTCCGAGGAGGCGACGCACGCCACCGCCGACCTCGACGCCCGCGAGCGCACCACCCTCTCCGAGGCGCTGGGCATGACCACCAAGGGCGCCAAGCCGCGCCACGCCCAGGCCGCGCTGCGCGACCTGGAGGAGCAGCAGAAGGCGCGTGCCAAGCGGCTCCAGCGCGACGCGCTGGACCGGGTGCTCACCGAGCTGACCGGCTACTACCGCGATGTGTTCGCGCTGCAGACGAAGGCGACGCAGCGGCTGATCAACGCCGACCTCGCCGTCGACCTCGCCTCGGTCGCCCGGCGCACCCACCCCGAGCAGACGATCGCGAGCCTGGACGCCATCCTCGCGTGCCGGGAGGCCCTCGAGACGAACGTGGCCCCGCAGCTGGCGATGGAGTCGCTGATGATCAGCCTCCACGCGGCGTGA
- a CDS encoding maleylpyruvate isomerase family mycothiol-dependent enzyme, with protein MTTDAETWALVDDQRRRTIALLGSLSPADWDAPSLCSDWTVKDVVGHLAWQRAASSASSLPGTIAAMLRGRGSMDAAISDLATRWAARRSVDELLGEVRLLPGHHRTVIGTTVINHLIDAIVHHHDIALALGRGLDADPDAAAVAADSTWSLPKGFTLPVTRRLTAFRWRATDTDWDRGDGPLIEGPMAAIECLLMGREAAGAHLSGPGLASALAAVADPAIA; from the coding sequence ATGACCACCGACGCCGAGACCTGGGCCCTGGTCGACGACCAGCGCCGCCGCACGATCGCCCTGCTGGGGTCGCTCTCCCCCGCCGACTGGGACGCGCCCTCGCTGTGCTCGGACTGGACGGTGAAGGACGTCGTCGGCCACCTCGCGTGGCAGCGGGCGGCCTCGTCGGCGTCCTCGCTGCCGGGCACCATCGCGGCGATGCTTCGCGGGCGGGGGTCCATGGACGCGGCGATCTCCGACCTCGCCACCCGCTGGGCCGCTCGGCGCTCGGTGGACGAGCTCCTGGGTGAGGTGCGGCTGCTGCCGGGCCACCACCGCACGGTCATCGGCACCACCGTGATCAACCACCTGATCGACGCGATCGTCCACCACCACGACATCGCGCTGGCCCTCGGGCGCGGTCTGGACGCCGACCCCGATGCAGCGGCGGTGGCCGCCGACAGCACGTGGAGCCTGCCGAAGGGGTTCACCCTGCCGGTCACCCGGCGCCTGACCGCGTTCCGGTGGCGGGCCACCGACACCGACTGGGACCGCGGCGACGGCCCGCTGATCGAGGGCCCGATGGCGGCCATCGAGTGCCTGCTCATGGGGCGCGAGGCTGCAGGAGCGCACCTGTCCGGCCCGGGCCTGGCTTCGGCGTTGGCTGCGGTCGCCGACCCGGCGATCGCCTGA
- a CDS encoding S1C family serine protease → MNKRSLALVTTTAACVLALGVPKLAPAATPADPAESVVLITVRSASGEGAGTGMVLTASGEVLTNYHVVEGSSEVSVTIPATGKTYSATVVGHDASRDVALLQLQDAAGLATITPDQDVVSIGDTLTAMGNASGGGELVAASGEVTALNQQVTVDDGNGGTETLTGVIETNAGAVPGDSGGPMFDSEGEVTGMTTAGSQTVTRDPGGMRGAGRSMPITTVSYAVPISDALAVVDQIRSGAETGTTRIGAKAYLGITVAPAAGVWVNSVLADGPAAEAGLVAGSTITSLDGQAVVSQSDLAGLLAQLEPGQQVTLTWVDPSGSRRSGTIALGTSQVN, encoded by the coding sequence ATGAACAAGCGCTCCCTCGCCCTGGTAACCACCACTGCCGCCTGCGTGCTCGCCCTCGGCGTCCCGAAGCTTGCGCCCGCCGCCACGCCGGCCGACCCCGCCGAATCGGTCGTGCTGATCACCGTTCGCTCAGCTAGTGGTGAGGGCGCCGGCACCGGCATGGTGCTCACGGCCTCCGGTGAGGTCCTGACCAACTACCACGTGGTCGAGGGCTCCTCGGAGGTGTCGGTCACGATCCCGGCCACCGGCAAGACCTACTCCGCCACCGTCGTCGGCCACGACGCGAGCCGCGACGTCGCCCTGCTGCAGCTGCAGGACGCCGCGGGCCTGGCCACCATCACCCCTGACCAGGACGTCGTCTCCATCGGCGACACGCTGACCGCCATGGGGAACGCGTCGGGCGGCGGCGAACTCGTCGCGGCGTCCGGAGAGGTGACCGCGCTCAACCAGCAGGTCACGGTCGACGACGGCAACGGCGGCACCGAGACGTTGACCGGGGTCATCGAGACCAACGCCGGGGCCGTGCCGGGCGACTCCGGCGGGCCGATGTTCGACAGCGAGGGCGAGGTGACCGGGATGACGACCGCCGGGTCGCAGACCGTCACCCGTGACCCGGGCGGGATGCGCGGAGCGGGCCGGTCGATGCCCATCACGACCGTCAGCTACGCCGTCCCCATCTCCGACGCCCTCGCTGTGGTCGACCAGATCCGGTCGGGCGCGGAGACCGGGACCACGCGCATCGGCGCCAAGGCCTACCTCGGCATCACTGTCGCGCCCGCGGCCGGGGTGTGGGTGAACTCGGTGCTGGCGGACGGTCCGGCCGCCGAGGCCGGTCTGGTGGCCGGGTCGACCATCACGTCCTTGGACGGCCAGGCCGTGGTCAGCCAGTCCGACCTCGCGGGACTGCTGGCACAACTCGAGCCCGGGCAGCAGGTGACGCTCACGTGGGTCGACCCGTCAGGATCACGCCGGAGCGGCACGATCGCCCTGGGTACGAGCCAGGTGAACTGA
- a CDS encoding TetR/AcrR family transcriptional regulator, giving the protein MTDRRTAVLDAAVSVVGAGGARALTHRAVDAAARLPAGSASNLFRTREALLVGLVERCVERERAAWVEAVDAAGPASPRALAAALADLAVRQVTTDRDVTLTRCAILVEAATTPAVRDALTAGGQDVMARAVALVASAGSPTPEVDAAALAHWVFGAVLHELANPSGSFAPQAPLTALVQRLIKE; this is encoded by the coding sequence ATGACCGATCGCCGCACCGCTGTCCTCGACGCCGCCGTCTCCGTCGTCGGCGCGGGTGGGGCGCGGGCACTCACCCACCGGGCGGTCGACGCGGCCGCCCGGCTGCCGGCCGGGTCGGCGTCCAACCTCTTCCGCACCCGCGAGGCCCTGCTGGTCGGTCTGGTCGAGCGCTGCGTCGAGCGCGAGCGGGCGGCCTGGGTCGAGGCCGTGGACGCCGCGGGCCCGGCCTCGCCGCGTGCCCTGGCCGCCGCCCTGGCCGACCTCGCCGTCCGGCAGGTCACCACCGACCGGGACGTCACCCTCACCCGGTGCGCGATCCTCGTCGAGGCCGCCACCACCCCGGCGGTCCGGGATGCCCTCACCGCCGGCGGCCAGGACGTCATGGCCCGGGCGGTCGCGCTGGTCGCGTCCGCCGGTTCGCCCACCCCCGAGGTGGACGCCGCCGCGCTGGCCCACTGGGTCTTCGGCGCCGTCCTGCACGAGCTGGCCAACCCGTCCGGCTCCTTCGCACCGCAGGCGCCGCTCACCGCGCTGGTGCAGCGGCTGATCAAGGAGTGA
- the tmk gene encoding dTMP kinase — MNGVQGAFVVFEGGDGVGKSTQAGLLAEWLSDQGREVVRTFEPGDGPVNAQIRQILLSRATENLGPRAEALLFAADKAQHVHSIVRPALERGAVVVCDRYVDSTLAYQGAGRVLDVGEVERINWWGTDDLRPDLTVLLDLAPETGLAGIESHDRMESAGAEFHARVREGFLALAERDPARYLVLPARDPITAIAERIRERVAELLSGTHHHEVGRRGLLSALFDPDRGPEDEVSDPAGRVTE, encoded by the coding sequence ATGAACGGCGTGCAGGGAGCATTCGTGGTGTTCGAGGGCGGCGACGGCGTCGGCAAGTCGACGCAGGCCGGCCTGCTGGCCGAGTGGCTCTCCGACCAGGGGCGTGAGGTGGTCCGGACCTTCGAGCCCGGCGACGGCCCGGTGAACGCGCAGATCCGCCAGATCCTGCTGTCGCGGGCCACCGAGAACCTCGGCCCGCGCGCCGAGGCGCTGCTCTTCGCCGCAGACAAGGCCCAGCACGTGCACTCCATCGTCCGGCCCGCCCTCGAGCGCGGGGCCGTCGTGGTCTGCGACCGCTACGTCGACTCGACGCTGGCCTACCAGGGGGCCGGCCGCGTCCTCGACGTGGGTGAGGTCGAGCGCATCAACTGGTGGGGCACCGACGACCTGCGCCCCGACCTCACCGTGCTGCTCGACCTGGCCCCCGAGACGGGGCTGGCCGGCATCGAGTCCCACGACCGCATGGAGTCCGCCGGCGCCGAGTTCCACGCCCGCGTCCGCGAGGGCTTCCTCGCGCTCGCCGAGCGCGACCCGGCCCGCTACCTGGTGCTGCCGGCCCGCGACCCGATCACGGCGATCGCCGAGCGCATCCGCGAGCGGGTCGCCGAGCTGCTGTCCGGCACCCACCACCACGAGGTCGGACGCCGCGGGCTCCTGTCCGCGCTCTTCGACCCCGACCGAGGGCCCGAGGACGAAGTGTCGGACCCCGCTGGCAGAGTGACGGAATGA
- a CDS encoding S1C family serine protease produces MTAPWPPPSPRPAPRPPSLVLVVLGVLLAMFSQFGSAIALTTSTSTWLERLQPSPAPTVVTPSPAVSEPGPTPGLPQTTPQDSARPLPEQSVGPVDVTDDLKRGVVLITGRTPAEGVAGTGMVLTPDGYVLTNYHVVRSTEAITVTIAATGRRHTAELVGRDATKDVALLKLDRASNLDVVTIDSDPVRIGDIVVAAGNANGQGYVSAHRGNILELDRQINVKGANVNDPPQRLRGLIETNAPAWPGDSGGPMFDGEAQVLGMTTAGSSTGDGETEDKQVYAVPIREALDVVDKIKRGDESGTIVIGPKAYLGVIVQADDSSAVIVSEVQANTPAAEAGLTTGDTILNLDGQAVRTRAELSDVLDTIEPGTTVQITWTTASGRERTAPITPKASPLN; encoded by the coding sequence GTGACCGCGCCCTGGCCTCCCCCGAGCCCGCGCCCGGCGCCACGCCCACCCTCGCTGGTGCTGGTGGTGCTGGGGGTGCTGCTGGCCATGTTCAGCCAGTTCGGCAGCGCGATCGCCCTGACCACCTCCACCTCGACGTGGCTCGAGCGGCTGCAGCCCTCGCCCGCCCCGACGGTGGTCACCCCCAGCCCGGCGGTGTCCGAGCCCGGCCCCACGCCCGGGCTGCCGCAGACCACGCCCCAGGACTCCGCGCGTCCCCTGCCCGAGCAATCGGTCGGCCCCGTCGACGTCACCGACGACCTCAAGCGCGGCGTCGTCCTGATCACGGGCCGCACGCCCGCCGAGGGCGTGGCGGGCACAGGCATGGTGCTCACCCCCGACGGCTACGTGCTGACCAACTACCACGTGGTGCGCTCGACCGAGGCGATCACCGTCACCATCGCGGCGACCGGGCGCCGGCACACCGCCGAGCTCGTCGGCCGCGACGCGACCAAGGACGTGGCCCTGCTCAAGCTGGACCGCGCGAGCAACCTCGACGTCGTCACGATCGACTCCGACCCGGTGCGGATCGGCGACATCGTCGTGGCCGCCGGCAACGCCAACGGGCAGGGCTACGTGTCGGCCCATCGCGGCAACATCCTCGAGCTCGACCGCCAGATCAACGTCAAGGGCGCCAACGTCAACGACCCGCCCCAGCGGCTGCGCGGCCTCATCGAGACCAACGCCCCGGCCTGGCCCGGTGACTCGGGCGGCCCCATGTTCGACGGCGAGGCGCAGGTGCTCGGCATGACCACCGCCGGCAGCAGCACCGGCGACGGTGAGACCGAGGACAAGCAGGTGTACGCCGTGCCGATCCGCGAGGCGCTCGACGTGGTCGACAAGATCAAGCGCGGCGACGAGTCCGGCACGATCGTGATCGGGCCGAAGGCCTATCTGGGCGTCATCGTCCAGGCCGATGACTCGTCGGCGGTGATCGTCTCCGAAGTCCAGGCCAACACCCCGGCAGCCGAGGCCGGCCTGACCACCGGCGACACCATCCTGAACCTCGACGGCCAGGCGGTGCGCACCCGCGCGGAACTGTCCGACGTCCTCGACACCATCGAACCCGGCACCACCGTGCAGATCACCTGGACCACGGCGTCCGGCCGCGAACGCACCGCCCCCATCACGCCGAAGGCGAGCCCGCTCAACTGA
- a CDS encoding catalase has protein sequence MTISRTSGGAPVESDAHSLSIGSNGPLLLHDVHLVETLAHFNRENVVERRPHAKGAGAFGTFTVTQDVSKWTKAAVFQPGTTTKTLLRFSTVAGELGSPDTWRDVRGFSLRYYTTEGNLDIVGNNTPIFFLRDPMKFPHFIRSQKRLASNGLRDTDMQWDFWTLSPESAHQVTYLMGDRGLPKTWRNMNGYGSHTYQWVNEAGERFWVKFHYHTQQGMEFLTNEEATKLAGEDAEFHRRDLWESIEKGDFPKWTMSVQVMPYEEAKTYRFNPFDLTKTWSHADYPLHEVGVLELNKNPDNFFAEIEQAAFAPSNMVPGVGISPDKMLIGRVFAYADAHRYRVGPNFHQLPVNQPQGVEGGFEAVNQWMFDGNQAYHHSGTAPVYAPNSLGRESAQEFQGKVSEGWEADGEMVRQAYALHAEDDDFGQAGTLVREVFDDAARDRLVETLTGALGGIVRQEVYERAIWYWKSVDETIGTRVDEAVKANREQETVPGMGVERDA, from the coding sequence ATGACCATCTCCCGTACCTCCGGCGGCGCTCCGGTCGAGAGCGACGCCCATTCCCTCAGCATCGGCTCCAACGGCCCGCTCCTGCTGCACGACGTGCACCTGGTCGAGACCTTGGCGCACTTCAACCGCGAGAACGTGGTCGAGCGTCGCCCGCACGCGAAGGGCGCCGGCGCGTTCGGTACCTTCACGGTCACCCAGGACGTGTCGAAGTGGACGAAGGCGGCCGTGTTCCAGCCGGGCACCACCACCAAGACGCTGCTGCGCTTCTCGACCGTCGCCGGTGAGCTGGGCTCCCCCGACACGTGGCGCGACGTCCGTGGCTTCTCGCTGCGCTACTACACGACCGAGGGCAACCTCGACATCGTCGGCAACAACACCCCGATCTTCTTCCTCCGCGACCCGATGAAGTTCCCGCACTTCATCCGCTCGCAGAAGCGCCTCGCCTCCAACGGCCTGCGCGACACCGACATGCAGTGGGACTTCTGGACCCTGTCCCCCGAGTCGGCCCACCAGGTCACCTACCTCATGGGCGACCGCGGCCTGCCGAAGACGTGGCGCAACATGAACGGCTACGGCTCGCACACCTACCAGTGGGTCAACGAGGCCGGCGAGCGCTTCTGGGTGAAGTTCCACTACCACACCCAGCAGGGCATGGAGTTCCTCACCAACGAGGAGGCCACCAAGCTCGCGGGTGAGGACGCCGAGTTCCACCGCCGCGACCTGTGGGAGTCCATCGAGAAGGGCGACTTCCCGAAGTGGACGATGTCGGTCCAGGTCATGCCGTACGAGGAGGCCAAGACCTACCGCTTCAACCCGTTCGACCTGACCAAGACCTGGTCGCACGCCGACTACCCGCTGCACGAGGTCGGTGTCCTGGAGCTCAACAAGAACCCGGACAACTTCTTCGCCGAGATCGAGCAGGCCGCGTTCGCCCCGTCGAACATGGTCCCCGGCGTCGGCATCTCCCCCGACAAGATGCTGATCGGTCGCGTGTTCGCCTACGCGGACGCCCACCGCTACCGCGTCGGCCCGAACTTCCACCAGCTCCCGGTCAACCAGCCGCAGGGCGTCGAGGGCGGCTTCGAGGCCGTCAACCAGTGGATGTTCGACGGCAACCAGGCGTACCACCACTCCGGCACCGCCCCGGTCTACGCCCCGAACTCCCTCGGCCGTGAGTCGGCCCAGGAGTTCCAGGGCAAGGTCTCCGAGGGCTGGGAGGCCGACGGCGAGATGGTGCGCCAGGCCTACGCCCTGCATGCCGAGGACGACGACTTCGGCCAGGCCGGCACGCTGGTGCGCGAGGTCTTCGACGACGCGGCCCGTGACCGCCTCGTCGAGACGCTGACCGGCGCCCTCGGCGGCATCGTCCGCCAGGAGGTCTACGAGCGCGCGATCTGGTACTGGAAGTCGGTCGACGAGACCATCGGTACCCGCGTCGACGAGGCCGTCAAGGCCAACCGCGAGCAGGAGACCGTGCCGGGCATGGGTGTCGAGCGCGACGCCTGA
- a CDS encoding DoxX family protein yields MADNLTDTQADWDVEAAPARTSEVDAERERLVAERAARREARLAALAPAPEPEPQPVATAAGPQYAGAPAVAAGTGATAVSDLPVRAETVTVTHRNTDKFAGSLGLFLLRLVTAAIVGSHGLYHLLNLPATTELISSTVLPAPGILAVVLGAAEVAIAIGLVFGLLTRVAGLGLVLVAGGALAFVLWGNWTPFEAGKPGFVGALELLLVAVGVLFMLVGGGGWSVDHGFRARRAEAKAA; encoded by the coding sequence ATGGCCGACAACTTGACCGACACCCAGGCGGATTGGGACGTCGAGGCTGCGCCGGCCCGCACGTCCGAGGTCGACGCAGAGCGCGAGCGCCTCGTCGCCGAGCGCGCCGCGCGCCGCGAGGCTCGCCTGGCCGCGCTGGCCCCCGCGCCCGAGCCGGAGCCCCAGCCCGTCGCGACCGCCGCCGGCCCCCAGTACGCGGGTGCCCCGGCCGTCGCCGCCGGCACCGGTGCCACCGCGGTGTCCGACCTGCCGGTGCGCGCCGAGACGGTCACCGTCACCCACCGCAACACCGACAAGTTCGCCGGTTCGCTGGGCCTGTTCCTCCTGCGCCTGGTCACCGCCGCCATCGTCGGCAGCCACGGCCTGTACCACCTGCTCAACCTGCCGGCCACGACCGAGCTGATCAGCAGCACCGTCCTGCCGGCGCCCGGCATCCTCGCCGTCGTCCTCGGCGCGGCCGAGGTCGCCATCGCCATCGGGCTGGTCTTCGGCCTGCTCACCCGCGTCGCCGGGCTCGGCCTGGTCCTCGTCGCCGGCGGCGCGCTCGCCTTCGTGCTGTGGGGCAACTGGACGCCGTTCGAGGCCGGCAAGCCCGGTTTCGTGGGCGCCCTCGAACTGCTGCTGGTCGCCGTCGGCGTGCTGTTCATGTTGGTCGGTGGCGGCGGCTGGTCGGTCGACCACGGCTTCCGCGCACGCCGCGCCGAGGCCAAGGCCGCCTGA
- a CDS encoding NUDIX domain-containing protein translates to MTRPGPAFDFFVVSCTLLDEHGRLLLVRKRGTHRFMLPGGKVEQGETHLAAILREVSEEISLDLDPATITLLGTWSAGAANEPGLVISSDVFAAPLPGEPAASGEIEELRWLPVDRDADYAADATLSPMLVEHVLPALVARLDG, encoded by the coding sequence GTGACCCGACCCGGCCCCGCGTTCGACTTCTTCGTGGTCTCCTGCACCCTGCTCGACGAGCACGGCCGCCTGCTGCTGGTGCGCAAGCGTGGCACCCACCGGTTCATGCTGCCCGGCGGCAAGGTCGAGCAGGGCGAGACGCACCTCGCCGCGATCCTGCGCGAGGTGTCGGAAGAGATCTCGCTCGACCTCGACCCGGCGACCATCACCCTGCTGGGCACCTGGTCAGCCGGGGCGGCCAACGAGCCGGGGCTCGTGATCAGCTCCGACGTGTTCGCCGCGCCACTACCGGGTGAGCCCGCGGCGTCCGGAGAGATCGAGGAGCTCCGCTGGCTGCCGGTCGACCGCGACGCCGACTATGCGGCCGACGCCACGCTCTCACCGATGCTGGTCGAGCACGTCCTGCCGGCACTGGTGGCCCGGCTGGACGGCTGA
- the topA gene encoding type I DNA topoisomerase: MGTDTKRRLVIVESPGKVRSIAQYLGEGYVVEASIGHVRDLPTGAAEVPAKYKGEKWARTGVNVENDFEPLYVVQADKKATIRKLKDALKNVDELYLATDEDREGEAIAWHLLQELKPKVPVKRMVFHEITPDAIRAAVAAPRELDTDLVDAQETRRILDRLYGYEVSPVLWKKVMPRLSAGRVQSVATRLVVDRERERMAFRSASYADLTVTLDAAGHDPDSFTARVASAAGLKVASGRDFDSLGRLTAKKALHLDLEGAQALAAALTGASVVVDAVEAKPYTRRPYPPFRTTTLQQDAGRKLGFTAQRTMSVAQALYEGGFITYMRTDSTTLSGSAIAAARAQVKELYGDAYLPDKPRTYTSKVKNAQEAHEAIRPAGDHFRTPQATGLRGDEFRLYDLIWKRTVASQMKDAEGQTVTITMTARPSAAVEVADATSGEMRQVAEAGLTASGRTITFPGFLKAYVEARDEGDADDATANLPAVEQGEKLAIAGVEADDHATRPPARYTEPSLVAKLEELEIGRPSTYASIIRTITARDYVFKKGAALVPTWLAFAVTRLLEEHFTRLVDYQFTAEMEDVLDEIAAGSADRVATLKEFYFGPEGEGGYEGLQSLVEHLGDIDARALSTFHPVGGEESGIAVRVGRYGTYIEDADGNRANVDEDLPPDELTVEKAQELLATPAGMERELGADPASGKAVVAKNGRFGPYVTEVLPEGSPKSAKPRTASLFKDMSLETVTLDQALQLMSLPRVVGAIDGEEVTAQNGRYGPYLKKGTDSRSLENEDQLFTVTLEEATAIFAQPKTRGRRAAVAPLKELGNDPVSGKPIVVKDGRFGPYVTDGETNATLRKADSIEEITLERAAELLAEKRAKGPAPKRTTTRRTTTRKAPAKKK, from the coding sequence GTGGGAACAGATACCAAGCGTCGGCTCGTGATCGTGGAGTCGCCCGGCAAGGTGCGCAGCATCGCCCAGTACCTGGGCGAGGGCTACGTCGTCGAGGCGTCGATCGGTCACGTGCGCGACCTGCCCACCGGTGCGGCCGAGGTGCCTGCCAAGTACAAGGGTGAGAAGTGGGCGCGCACCGGCGTCAACGTCGAGAACGACTTCGAGCCGCTCTACGTCGTGCAGGCCGACAAGAAGGCGACGATCCGCAAGCTCAAGGATGCGCTGAAGAACGTCGACGAGCTCTACCTCGCCACCGATGAGGACCGCGAGGGCGAGGCCATCGCGTGGCACCTGCTGCAGGAGCTGAAGCCCAAGGTCCCCGTGAAGCGGATGGTGTTCCACGAGATCACCCCCGACGCGATCCGGGCGGCCGTCGCCGCACCGCGCGAGCTCGACACCGATCTCGTCGACGCGCAGGAGACCCGCCGCATCCTCGACCGCCTCTACGGCTACGAGGTCAGCCCCGTGCTGTGGAAGAAGGTCATGCCGCGCCTGTCGGCCGGCCGCGTGCAGTCCGTCGCGACCCGGCTGGTCGTCGACCGCGAGCGCGAGCGGATGGCGTTCCGCTCCGCGAGCTACGCCGACCTGACCGTGACCCTGGACGCCGCGGGTCACGACCCCGACTCCTTCACCGCGCGGGTCGCCTCCGCGGCCGGCCTGAAGGTGGCCTCGGGCCGCGACTTCGACTCGCTTGGCCGCCTGACCGCGAAGAAGGCCCTGCACCTCGACCTCGAGGGCGCGCAGGCGCTGGCCGCCGCGCTCACCGGGGCGTCCGTGGTCGTGGACGCCGTGGAGGCCAAGCCGTACACGCGGCGTCCGTACCCGCCCTTCCGCACCACCACGCTGCAGCAGGACGCCGGCCGCAAGCTCGGCTTCACCGCCCAGCGCACGATGTCGGTGGCGCAGGCGCTGTACGAGGGCGGTTTCATCACCTACATGCGTACCGACTCCACGACGCTGTCGGGGTCGGCGATCGCGGCCGCCCGCGCGCAGGTCAAGGAGCTCTACGGGGACGCCTACCTGCCCGACAAGCCCCGCACCTACACCTCGAAGGTCAAGAACGCCCAGGAGGCGCACGAGGCCATCCGCCCGGCGGGTGACCACTTCCGGACGCCGCAGGCGACGGGCCTGCGCGGGGACGAGTTCCGGCTCTACGACCTCATCTGGAAGCGCACGGTCGCCTCGCAGATGAAGGACGCCGAGGGCCAGACCGTCACGATCACGATGACCGCCCGGCCGTCCGCGGCCGTCGAGGTGGCCGACGCCACCTCGGGCGAGATGCGACAGGTGGCCGAGGCCGGGCTCACGGCGTCCGGTCGGACGATCACGTTCCCGGGCTTCCTGAAGGCCTACGTCGAGGCGCGTGACGAGGGCGACGCCGACGACGCCACCGCCAACCTCCCCGCGGTGGAGCAGGGCGAGAAGCTCGCCATCGCCGGGGTCGAGGCTGACGACCACGCCACCCGCCCGCCGGCCCGCTACACCGAGCCGTCGCTGGTGGCCAAGCTCGAGGAGCTCGAGATCGGCCGGCCGTCGACCTACGCGTCGATCATCCGCACGATCACGGCGCGTGACTACGTGTTCAAGAAGGGCGCCGCGCTGGTGCCGACGTGGCTCGCGTTCGCCGTGACCCGCCTGCTGGAGGAGCACTTCACCCGGCTGGTCGACTATCAGTTCACCGCCGAGATGGAGGACGTGCTCGACGAGATCGCCGCCGGCTCGGCCGACCGCGTCGCGACGCTCAAGGAGTTCTACTTCGGCCCCGAGGGCGAGGGCGGCTACGAGGGCCTGCAGTCGCTGGTCGAGCACCTGGGCGACATCGACGCGCGGGCGCTGTCGACGTTCCACCCCGTCGGGGGTGAGGAGTCCGGCATCGCGGTCCGCGTGGGTCGCTACGGCACCTACATCGAGGACGCCGACGGCAACCGCGCCAACGTCGACGAGGACCTGCCGCCCGACGAGCTGACCGTCGAGAAGGCCCAGGAGCTGCTGGCCACCCCGGCTGGCATGGAGCGCGAGCTCGGCGCCGACCCGGCCTCCGGCAAAGCGGTCGTGGCGAAGAACGGGCGGTTCGGCCCCTACGTCACCGAGGTGCTGCCCGAGGGGTCGCCCAAGTCGGCCAAGCCGCGCACGGCGTCCCTGTTCAAGGACATGTCGCTGGAGACCGTCACCCTCGACCAGGCGCTGCAGCTCATGTCGCTGCCGCGCGTCGTCGGGGCGATCGACGGCGAGGAGGTCACCGCCCAGAACGGCCGCTACGGCCCGTACCTGAAGAAGGGCACCGACTCCCGCTCGCTGGAGAACGAGGACCAGCTCTTCACCGTGACGCTGGAGGAGGCGACCGCGATCTTCGCCCAGCCGAAGACGCGCGGACGCCGCGCCGCCGTCGCGCCACTGAAAGAGCTCGGGAACGATCCGGTGTCCGGCAAACCGATCGTCGTCAAGGACGGCCGCTTCGGCCCGTACGTCACCGACGGCGAGACCAACGCGACCCTCCGCAAGGCGGACTCGATCGAGGAGATCACCCTCGAGCGGGCCGCCGAGCTGCTCGCCGAGAAGCGCGCCAAGGGCCCCGCCCCCAAGCGCACGACCACCCGTCGCACGACGACCCGCAAGGCGCCGGCGAAGAAGAAGTAG